In bacterium, the DNA window TCGGCGGAACGGGGCTTTTGATTATTGTGGGCGTAATGCTTGATACTATGAGACAGGTGGAATCGCATCTGATTATGAGGCATTATGAAGGTTTTGTGAAAAAAGGAAGATTGAAAGGCAGAATTTAGCTGTGAATATAATTTTATTAGGGGCGCCCGGCGCGGGGAAAGGGACTCATTCGGAAATGCTTACCGTGGATTTCGGGATTAAGCATATTTCCACCGGCGATTTGCTGAGAGAAGAATTAAAAAAGGCTTCTCCCGCGGGGCTTGAAGCCAAAAGCTATATGGATAAAGGAAGCCTGGTGCCTGACGCGGTTGTGATGAAGCTGCTGGTCGGGGCCGTAGAGGGGATTAAAAATGAGCGGGGTTTTCTGCTTGACGGTTTTCCCAGAAATGAATCCCAGGCCGGGATGCTCGACAAAGAGCTTGTTTCCAGAAATATGAGTATCGACAAAGTCATTTACCTTAATGTTTCGAAAGATGTGGTCATCAAAAGGCTTACGGGCAGAAGAATCTGCAAAAGCTGCGGGGCTGTTTATCATGTAGTTAATATGCATCCCAAAAAGGAAGGCATTTGCGATAAATGCGGCGGAATTCTATACCAGAGGTCCGATGATACGGAACAAACGGTCCTGCGCAGGCTTGAAGTGTACAGGAAAGAGACGGAAGGTCTTATCAATTATTATAAAGCCAGGAAAATTCTGGCGGAAGTTAACGCGGACTTGTCACGGGATGATACATATGCCCTGATCCTGCAGAGATTAGGGAAAAAATAACGCGAGTTTTTAATGATAGTTATAAAAACCCCCGAACAAGTTGAAAAGATAAAGTACGGCGGAAAAATATTAGCCGAGCTCTTTGAAATTCTTAGGCAGAGGATAAAACCGGGGATAACGACAGGCGAACTGGATGTGATATCGGAAGAATTCCTTTTGAAACGCGGCGTCAGGCCGGCTTTCAAGGGTTATAAAGGATTTCCGGCGACATTGTGCGTTTCTGTCAATGAAGAAGTTGTGCACGGGATACCTTCTTCGAAGAAAATTCTTAATGAAGGGGATATTGTCAGTGTTGATGTCGGGGCTATCTACGAAAGTTTTTATTCCGACGCCGCCCGCACGTACCCGGTCGGACACATCAGC includes these proteins:
- a CDS encoding adenylate kinase encodes the protein MNIILLGAPGAGKGTHSEMLTVDFGIKHISTGDLLREELKKASPAGLEAKSYMDKGSLVPDAVVMKLLVGAVEGIKNERGFLLDGFPRNESQAGMLDKELVSRNMSIDKVIYLNVSKDVVIKRLTGRRICKSCGAVYHVVNMHPKKEGICDKCGGILYQRSDDTEQTVLRRLEVYRKETEGLINYYKARKILAEVNADLSRDDTYALILQRLGKK